The Tripterygium wilfordii isolate XIE 37 chromosome 4, ASM1340144v1, whole genome shotgun sequence genome has a window encoding:
- the LOC119996070 gene encoding uncharacterized protein LOC119996070 isoform X1: MGRVWFLCLSLHIVVLQMESLKYAVKQTCASISHCKYELLVNKCTIHEVGSICTVNVNDTIHAIQWGKCHCNQLLKGLGFILIMKVGFDVYGKEDGLMVSFIARDYRNLVFSPDIINSSGSSWM, from the exons ATGGGTCGTGTTTGGTTTCTCTGTCTTTCTCTGCACATTGTAGTTT TGCAGATGGAATCTCTAAAATATGCAGTGAAACAGACGTGTGCATCAATCTCTCATTGTAAATATGAATTGCTTGTCAACAAGTGCACAATTCATGAAGTG GGTTCCATATGCACAGTTAATGTAAATGACACAATCCACGCCATTCAGTG GGGAAAATGCCATTGCAATCAGTTGCTCAAGGGACTCGGCTTTATCCTAATCATGAAGGTTGGCTTTGATGTCTACGGTAAGGAGGATGGTTTAATGGTAAGTTTCATAGCAAGAGATTACAGGAACTTGGTCTTTAGTCCAGATATCATCAATTCATCCGGCTCATCTTGGATGTGA
- the LOC119997485 gene encoding protein BREVIS RADIX-like — protein sequence MFACIACTKQMAEDGGEEGGGARGTDTPRTKEAVKSLTTQIKGVALKFSGAYQQCKPCTGSSSYKKGQQPSERVPHGSSSTPALDFTSESHHPGAQFESRFTGSFGGDRTPGGTEACDVVLEDEDGPKEWMAQVEPGVHITFVSLPQGANDLKQIRFSRDMFDKAQAQLWWGENYDRIMELYNVQRFNCQSLNTASRSEDEWTPRNHYKPTGSKGYDARTSACASGGPRGEYCMDASRTTTSSRDEASVSVSNASEVETQWVEQDEPGVYITITQSMDGTRELRRVRFSREKFGEANAKRWWEDNRERIQAQYL from the exons atgttTGCGTGCATAGCTTGTACGAAGCAAATGGCAGAGGACGGAGGAGAGGAAGGTGGAGGTGCGCGTGGCACTGACACTCCTAGGACTAAAGAAGCCGTCAAAAGCCTTACCACTCAG ATTAAAGGCGTGGCATTGAAGTTCTCCGGTGCTTATCAGCAATGCAAGCCTTGCACAGGCTCTAGCAGCTACAAGAAAGGACAGCAACCTTCAGAAAGGGTTCCTCACGGCTCAAGCTCAACTCCTGCTTTGGATTTTACAAGTGAAAGTCACCACCCAGGTGCACAATTTGAGTCGAGATTTACCGGATCATTTGGTGGTGACCGAACACCTGGTGGAACAGAGGCATGTGATGTTGTACTAGAGGATGAGGATGGTCCCAAGGAGTGGATGGCACAAGTTGAACCAGGCGTTCACATAACCTTTGTATCTCTTCCTCAAGGGGCCAATGATTTAAAGCAAATTCGTTTCAG CCGGGATATGTTTGATAAGGCGCAAGCGCAACTATGGTGGGGAGAGAATTACGACAGAATTATGGAGCTCTACAATGTTCAAAGATTTAATTGCCAATCACTTAACACTGCCTCTAGGTCAGAGGATGAG TGGACACCAAGGAACCACTATAAACCCACTGGAAGTAAAGGGTATGATGCTAGAACAAGTGCTTGTGCTTCTGGAGGTCCGAGAGGAGAGTATTGTATGGATGCTTCAAGGACAACAACCTCATCAAGAGATGAGGCTTCAGTCTCTGTAAGCAATGCCAGTGAGGTGGAGACACAATGGGTGGAGCAAGATGAGCCTGGAGTGTACATCACCATCACACAATCAATGGATGGCACTAGGGAACTCCGGCGAGTCAGGTTCAG CCGAGAGAAGTTTGGGGAAGCGAACGCAAAACGGTGGTGGGAAGATAATAGAGAGAGAATACAAGCGCAATACCTTTAG
- the LOC119997484 gene encoding cyclin-dependent kinase F-4-like isoform X2: protein MERYKLIKEVGDGTFGCVWRALNKQSGEVVAIKKMKKKFYSWEECVNLREVKSLRKMNNPNIVKLKEVIREHDILYFVFEYMECNLYQLMKDREKPFSEAQLKKWCFQVFQGLAYMHQQGYFHRDLKPENLLVTKDVIKIADFGLAREIDSQPPYTEYVSTRWYRAPEVLLQSYSYTSQVDMWAMGAIIAELFALRPLFPGISEADEIYKICNVIGSPTVETWADGLNLARAINYEFPQLGGVNLSAWIPSASEDAINLISSLCSWDPCHRPSAAEALQHPFFQSCFYVPPSLRSRTAATRTPPSAGTRIGLGQQYARRYHGALSNPKLPGNFHSPKLHASLGTGVQRKLEMVNEAANKNDETLKSSTKQAKYRPPGRKSPNSFNKGVAARGVSDTADKLSRMTMGPRQQSLCQPQPPPKGGVQWNSGYLRPSQHIQPGRAYPRKVVG, encoded by the exons ttttATTCATGGGAGGAGTGTGTTAATCTGAGAGAAGTGAAG TCCTTGCGGAAGATGAATAATCCTAACATTGTGAAGCTAAAGGAAGTCATACGTGAACATGACATACTGTATTTTGTCTTTGAATACATG GAATGCAACCTCTACCAACTTATGAAGGACAGAGAGAAGCCTTTCTCTGAAGCTCAATTGAAGAAATGGTGTTTTCAAGTATTTCAAGGTCTTGCCTACATGCACCAGCAAGGATATTTTCACCGTGACCTTAAGCCTG AGAACTTGTTGGTCACAAAAGATGTAATCAAAATTGCTGATTTTGGTCTTGCACGAGAAATCGATTCACAACCTCCATATACGGAATATGTCTCAACTCGTTG GTATCGTGCACCTGAAGTTCTGCTTCAGTCATATTCATATACTTCTCAAGTTG ATATGTGGGCAATGGGTGCCATTATTGCTGAGTTGTTCGCTCTACGACCCCTTTTTCCTGGCATAAG TGAAGCAGATGAAATCtataaaatatgcaatgtaatAGGCAGTCCAACTGTGGAGACTTGGGCTGATGGACTAAATCTTGCGAGGGCTATTAACTACGAATTTCCACAG TTGGGCGGTGTCAATCTGTCCGCGTGGATACCATCGGCCAGTGAGGATGCTATCAACCTTATCAGT TCCCTTTGTTCCTGGGACCCTTGCCATAGGCCCTCAGCTGCAGAAGCGCTTCAACATCCTTTTTTCCAG AGTTGCTTTTATGTTCCCCCTTCACTTCGTTCCAGAACTGCTGCAACTAGAACACCCCCCTCTG CAGGAACAAGGATTGGCCTTGGGCAGCAATATGCTAGGAGATATCATGGAGCTTTATCAAATCCCAAGCTCCCTGGAAATTTTCATTCTCCTAAGTTACATGCCTCTTTGGGAACAG GAGTGCAACGCAAACTGGAAATGGTCAATGAG GCTGCAAACAAGAATGATGAAACCTTGAAGAGTTCAACCAAACAGGCGAAGTATCGACCACCAGGAAGGAAAAGCCCCA ATTCTTTTAACAAAGGTGTGGCTGCACGCGGAGTATCTGATACTGCCGATAAGCTGTCTAGGATGACAATGGGTCCTCGACAGCAGTCTCTTTGTCAGCCACAGCCTCCTCCCAAGGGTGGAGTACAGTGGAATTCTGGATATCTTCGTCCATCCCAACATATTCAGCCTGGCAGAGCTTATCCTAGGAAAGTTGTGggataa
- the LOC119996070 gene encoding uncharacterized protein LOC119996070 isoform X2: MESLKYAVKQTCASISHCKYELLVNKCTIHEVGSICTVNVNDTIHAIQWGKCHCNQLLKGLGFILIMKVGFDVYGKEDGLMVSFIARDYRNLVFSPDIINSSGSSWM; encoded by the exons ATGGAATCTCTAAAATATGCAGTGAAACAGACGTGTGCATCAATCTCTCATTGTAAATATGAATTGCTTGTCAACAAGTGCACAATTCATGAAGTG GGTTCCATATGCACAGTTAATGTAAATGACACAATCCACGCCATTCAGTG GGGAAAATGCCATTGCAATCAGTTGCTCAAGGGACTCGGCTTTATCCTAATCATGAAGGTTGGCTTTGATGTCTACGGTAAGGAGGATGGTTTAATGGTAAGTTTCATAGCAAGAGATTACAGGAACTTGGTCTTTAGTCCAGATATCATCAATTCATCCGGCTCATCTTGGATGTGA
- the LOC119996069 gene encoding uncharacterized protein LOC119996069, with protein MKTRGSRKSTEPMASPFSPKESPTAGVLDNRSLFMNGISSNKKRTSDPSTMSPSRKTLTSVSDLKDLLSSRLDDLRRNLIDRSHTEILKDVEASDSRLHKRLKIQIKASQQVMDETEKEYKKINERISETQEAIKVSYAEFMSEAQIAASRVCKTSITELSKSFEREIDGLRKRFGTSAT; from the exons ATGAAGACGAGAGGGTCTCGCAAATCGACAGAGCCGATGGCGTCTCCTTTTTCTCCGAAGGAGTCTCCGACAGCTGGCGTACTTGACAATCGCTCATTGTTTATGAACGGCATCAGTAGCAACAAGAAACGCACCTCCGATCCGTCTACAATGTCTCCTTCTCGCAAAACCCTAACCTCTGTCTCCGATCTCAAGGATCTTCTGTCTTCGCGCCTTGACGATCTGAGGAGAAATCTTATCGATCGGTCGCACACAGAGATTCTCAAGGACGTGGAAGCCTCCGACTCTCGCCTCCACAAACGCCTGAAG ATACAGATAAAAGCATCCCAGCAAGTGATGGATGAAACCGAGAAAGAATATAAGAAGATCAATGAGCGGATCAGTGAAACTCAGGAAGCAATAAAG GTTTCATATGCAGAGTTCATGTCAGAGGCACAGATCGCTGCATCTCGTG TGTGCAAAACATCCATCACTGAGCTTTCAAAATCTTTTGAGAGGGAAATTGATGGTCTCAGGAAGCGTTTTGGAACTTCTGCAACTTAG
- the LOC119996468 gene encoding protein PAM68, chloroplastic-like, translated as MAVVAGIVKPSSSMSLAWHFRIYRPPPSFSKTECSHEQLYVDQKSWTFSTSSCMENLRDAGFCKCKQKTKTMKPCLFFAPNYPANFHQSQTPLAHMMPLYASLKGPRGFGPPPKKSKKGKKSRTSSNDDDDDDDDNNNDDDDNDNDYNEMEERDRGVIPEIVTNRMISRMGFSVGIPLFIGLLFFPLFYYLKAILKIDIPTWVPLLVSFFFFGTALMGVSYGIVSSSWDPMREGSLLGWNEAQKNWPVFWQSFWGRSDKK; from the exons ATGGCTGTAGTAGCAGGGATAGTGAAGCCATCATCATCAATGTCATTAGCATGGCACTTTAGGATTTATCGACCACCCCCGTCGTTTTCCAAG ACTGAGTGCAGCCATGAACAACTGTATGTGGATCAAAAGTCTTGGACCTTCTCCACCAGCAGTTGCATGGAAAACCTTAGGGATGCCGGCTTTTGTAAATGTAAACAAAAAACGAAAACCATGAAACCCTGCTTATTTTTTGCACCAAATTACCCTGCCAATTTTCACCAAAGTCAAACTCCCTTGGCACACATGATGCCTCTATATGCAAGCTTGAAAGGTCCAAGAGGCTTTGGACCACCTCCTAAGAAATCGAAAAAGGGAAAGAAGTCAAGGACTAGCagcaatgatgatgatgatgatgatgatgacaacaACAACGACGATGATGACAATGACAACGACTATAATGAAATGGAGGAAAGGGACAGAGGGGTAATTCCAGAGATCGTGACTAACAGAATGATAAGTAGAATGGGTTTTTCCGTTGGGATTCCACTATTTATTGGCCTGCTGTTCTTCCCGTTGTTTTACTATCTGAAGGCGATTCTAAAAATTGATATTCCTACATGGGTGCCTTTGTTAgtgtcattcttcttctttggaaCAGCTCTGATGGGTGTGAGTTATGGTATTGTATCCTCCAGCTGGGACCCCATGAGAGAAGGCTCACTCTTGGGTTGGAATGAGGCTCAGAAGAATTGGCCTGTTTTTTGGCAGTCTTTTTGGGGAAGATCTGACAAAAAGTAG
- the LOC119997484 gene encoding cyclin-dependent kinase F-4-like isoform X1: MERYKLIKEVGDGTFGCVWRALNKQSGEVVAIKKMKKKFYSWEECVNLREVKSLRKMNNPNIVKLKEVIREHDILYFVFEYMECNLYQLMKDREKPFSEAQLKKWCFQVFQGLAYMHQQGYFHRDLKPENLLVTKDVIKIADFGLAREIDSQPPYTEYVSTRWYRAPEVLLQSYSYTSQVDMWAMGAIIAELFALRPLFPGISEADEIYKICNVIGSPTVETWADGLNLARAINYEFPQLGGVNLSAWIPSASEDAINLISSLCSWDPCHRPSAAEALQHPFFQSCFYVPPSLRSRTAATRTPPSAGTRIGLGQQYARRYHGALSNPKLPGNFHSPKLHASLGTGGVQRKLEMVNEAANKNDETLKSSTKQAKYRPPGRKSPNSFNKGVAARGVSDTADKLSRMTMGPRQQSLCQPQPPPKGGVQWNSGYLRPSQHIQPGRAYPRKVVG, translated from the exons ttttATTCATGGGAGGAGTGTGTTAATCTGAGAGAAGTGAAG TCCTTGCGGAAGATGAATAATCCTAACATTGTGAAGCTAAAGGAAGTCATACGTGAACATGACATACTGTATTTTGTCTTTGAATACATG GAATGCAACCTCTACCAACTTATGAAGGACAGAGAGAAGCCTTTCTCTGAAGCTCAATTGAAGAAATGGTGTTTTCAAGTATTTCAAGGTCTTGCCTACATGCACCAGCAAGGATATTTTCACCGTGACCTTAAGCCTG AGAACTTGTTGGTCACAAAAGATGTAATCAAAATTGCTGATTTTGGTCTTGCACGAGAAATCGATTCACAACCTCCATATACGGAATATGTCTCAACTCGTTG GTATCGTGCACCTGAAGTTCTGCTTCAGTCATATTCATATACTTCTCAAGTTG ATATGTGGGCAATGGGTGCCATTATTGCTGAGTTGTTCGCTCTACGACCCCTTTTTCCTGGCATAAG TGAAGCAGATGAAATCtataaaatatgcaatgtaatAGGCAGTCCAACTGTGGAGACTTGGGCTGATGGACTAAATCTTGCGAGGGCTATTAACTACGAATTTCCACAG TTGGGCGGTGTCAATCTGTCCGCGTGGATACCATCGGCCAGTGAGGATGCTATCAACCTTATCAGT TCCCTTTGTTCCTGGGACCCTTGCCATAGGCCCTCAGCTGCAGAAGCGCTTCAACATCCTTTTTTCCAG AGTTGCTTTTATGTTCCCCCTTCACTTCGTTCCAGAACTGCTGCAACTAGAACACCCCCCTCTG CAGGAACAAGGATTGGCCTTGGGCAGCAATATGCTAGGAGATATCATGGAGCTTTATCAAATCCCAAGCTCCCTGGAAATTTTCATTCTCCTAAGTTACATGCCTCTTTGGGAACAGGTG GAGTGCAACGCAAACTGGAAATGGTCAATGAG GCTGCAAACAAGAATGATGAAACCTTGAAGAGTTCAACCAAACAGGCGAAGTATCGACCACCAGGAAGGAAAAGCCCCA ATTCTTTTAACAAAGGTGTGGCTGCACGCGGAGTATCTGATACTGCCGATAAGCTGTCTAGGATGACAATGGGTCCTCGACAGCAGTCTCTTTGTCAGCCACAGCCTCCTCCCAAGGGTGGAGTACAGTGGAATTCTGGATATCTTCGTCCATCCCAACATATTCAGCCTGGCAGAGCTTATCCTAGGAAAGTTGTGggataa
- the LOC119997484 gene encoding cyclin-dependent kinase F-4-like isoform X4, with product MERYKLIKEVGDGTFGCVWRALNKQSGEVVAIKKMKKKFYSWEECVNLREVKSLRKMNNPNIVKLKEVIREHDILYFVFEYMECNLYQLMKDREKPFSEAQLKKWCFQVFQGLAYMHQQGYFHRDLKPENLLVTKDVIKIADFGLAREIDSQPPYTEYVSTRWYRAPEVLLQSYSYTSQVDMWAMGAIIAELFALRPLFPGISEADEIYKICNVIGSPTVETWADGLNLARAINYEFPQLGGVNLSAWIPSASEDAINLISSLCSWDPCHRPSAAEALQHPFFQSCFYVPPSLRSRTAATRTPPSGTRIGLGQQYARRYHGALSNPKLPGNFHSPKLHASLGTGVQRKLEMVNEAANKNDETLKSSTKQAKYRPPGRKSPNSFNKGVAARGVSDTADKLSRMTMGPRQQSLCQPQPPPKGGVQWNSGYLRPSQHIQPGRAYPRKVVG from the exons ttttATTCATGGGAGGAGTGTGTTAATCTGAGAGAAGTGAAG TCCTTGCGGAAGATGAATAATCCTAACATTGTGAAGCTAAAGGAAGTCATACGTGAACATGACATACTGTATTTTGTCTTTGAATACATG GAATGCAACCTCTACCAACTTATGAAGGACAGAGAGAAGCCTTTCTCTGAAGCTCAATTGAAGAAATGGTGTTTTCAAGTATTTCAAGGTCTTGCCTACATGCACCAGCAAGGATATTTTCACCGTGACCTTAAGCCTG AGAACTTGTTGGTCACAAAAGATGTAATCAAAATTGCTGATTTTGGTCTTGCACGAGAAATCGATTCACAACCTCCATATACGGAATATGTCTCAACTCGTTG GTATCGTGCACCTGAAGTTCTGCTTCAGTCATATTCATATACTTCTCAAGTTG ATATGTGGGCAATGGGTGCCATTATTGCTGAGTTGTTCGCTCTACGACCCCTTTTTCCTGGCATAAG TGAAGCAGATGAAATCtataaaatatgcaatgtaatAGGCAGTCCAACTGTGGAGACTTGGGCTGATGGACTAAATCTTGCGAGGGCTATTAACTACGAATTTCCACAG TTGGGCGGTGTCAATCTGTCCGCGTGGATACCATCGGCCAGTGAGGATGCTATCAACCTTATCAGT TCCCTTTGTTCCTGGGACCCTTGCCATAGGCCCTCAGCTGCAGAAGCGCTTCAACATCCTTTTTTCCAG AGTTGCTTTTATGTTCCCCCTTCACTTCGTTCCAGAACTGCTGCAACTAGAACACCCCCCTCTG GAACAAGGATTGGCCTTGGGCAGCAATATGCTAGGAGATATCATGGAGCTTTATCAAATCCCAAGCTCCCTGGAAATTTTCATTCTCCTAAGTTACATGCCTCTTTGGGAACAG GAGTGCAACGCAAACTGGAAATGGTCAATGAG GCTGCAAACAAGAATGATGAAACCTTGAAGAGTTCAACCAAACAGGCGAAGTATCGACCACCAGGAAGGAAAAGCCCCA ATTCTTTTAACAAAGGTGTGGCTGCACGCGGAGTATCTGATACTGCCGATAAGCTGTCTAGGATGACAATGGGTCCTCGACAGCAGTCTCTTTGTCAGCCACAGCCTCCTCCCAAGGGTGGAGTACAGTGGAATTCTGGATATCTTCGTCCATCCCAACATATTCAGCCTGGCAGAGCTTATCCTAGGAAAGTTGTGggataa
- the LOC119997484 gene encoding cyclin-dependent kinase F-4-like isoform X3: protein MERYKLIKEVGDGTFGCVWRALNKQSGEVVAIKKMKKKFYSWEECVNLREVKSLRKMNNPNIVKLKEVIREHDILYFVFEYMECNLYQLMKDREKPFSEAQLKKWCFQVFQGLAYMHQQGYFHRDLKPENLLVTKDVIKIADFGLAREIDSQPPYTEYVSTRWYRAPEVLLQSYSYTSQVDMWAMGAIIAELFALRPLFPGISEADEIYKICNVIGSPTVETWADGLNLARAINYEFPQLGGVNLSAWIPSASEDAINLISSLCSWDPCHRPSAAEALQHPFFQSCFYVPPSLRSRTAATRTPPSGTRIGLGQQYARRYHGALSNPKLPGNFHSPKLHASLGTGGVQRKLEMVNEAANKNDETLKSSTKQAKYRPPGRKSPNSFNKGVAARGVSDTADKLSRMTMGPRQQSLCQPQPPPKGGVQWNSGYLRPSQHIQPGRAYPRKVVG, encoded by the exons ttttATTCATGGGAGGAGTGTGTTAATCTGAGAGAAGTGAAG TCCTTGCGGAAGATGAATAATCCTAACATTGTGAAGCTAAAGGAAGTCATACGTGAACATGACATACTGTATTTTGTCTTTGAATACATG GAATGCAACCTCTACCAACTTATGAAGGACAGAGAGAAGCCTTTCTCTGAAGCTCAATTGAAGAAATGGTGTTTTCAAGTATTTCAAGGTCTTGCCTACATGCACCAGCAAGGATATTTTCACCGTGACCTTAAGCCTG AGAACTTGTTGGTCACAAAAGATGTAATCAAAATTGCTGATTTTGGTCTTGCACGAGAAATCGATTCACAACCTCCATATACGGAATATGTCTCAACTCGTTG GTATCGTGCACCTGAAGTTCTGCTTCAGTCATATTCATATACTTCTCAAGTTG ATATGTGGGCAATGGGTGCCATTATTGCTGAGTTGTTCGCTCTACGACCCCTTTTTCCTGGCATAAG TGAAGCAGATGAAATCtataaaatatgcaatgtaatAGGCAGTCCAACTGTGGAGACTTGGGCTGATGGACTAAATCTTGCGAGGGCTATTAACTACGAATTTCCACAG TTGGGCGGTGTCAATCTGTCCGCGTGGATACCATCGGCCAGTGAGGATGCTATCAACCTTATCAGT TCCCTTTGTTCCTGGGACCCTTGCCATAGGCCCTCAGCTGCAGAAGCGCTTCAACATCCTTTTTTCCAG AGTTGCTTTTATGTTCCCCCTTCACTTCGTTCCAGAACTGCTGCAACTAGAACACCCCCCTCTG GAACAAGGATTGGCCTTGGGCAGCAATATGCTAGGAGATATCATGGAGCTTTATCAAATCCCAAGCTCCCTGGAAATTTTCATTCTCCTAAGTTACATGCCTCTTTGGGAACAGGTG GAGTGCAACGCAAACTGGAAATGGTCAATGAG GCTGCAAACAAGAATGATGAAACCTTGAAGAGTTCAACCAAACAGGCGAAGTATCGACCACCAGGAAGGAAAAGCCCCA ATTCTTTTAACAAAGGTGTGGCTGCACGCGGAGTATCTGATACTGCCGATAAGCTGTCTAGGATGACAATGGGTCCTCGACAGCAGTCTCTTTGTCAGCCACAGCCTCCTCCCAAGGGTGGAGTACAGTGGAATTCTGGATATCTTCGTCCATCCCAACATATTCAGCCTGGCAGAGCTTATCCTAGGAAAGTTGTGggataa